The DNA window TTCCAGAACTTCACAGTGGTGCCGCGGTAGTTTGGATTTTTCAAAGTTTTAGTCAGTTTGCCGTTTTCAATCAATTGCGCGTATTCGCAACCGAACTGGAATTTATTGCGGTAGTCATCGATCGACCAGGATTTGTTTGCGTGCATGAAAACACCGCGCTCCACTGATGCGATCATTTCAGAAAGCTTGGATGTGCCCGGCTCAAGATTAATATTCGCCATGCGATCAATCGGGGCGCGATTCCAACTGGAAGAGCGAGAGTTCGCAACACCTGGCAAGCCCAAACGAGCTTGAGACTCCAAAGAGCCCAGGCCGCGCAACAGAACGCCATCTTTGATCAGGAATTCTTTCGTGGCTTTGCTGCCGGCATCGTCAAAGGCATAAGACGCCATTGCATCCGGAATTGTTGGATCGAAAGTCACGTTCATCAATTTTGAACCGTATTGAAGTTTGCCAAAGTCGTCAGGTTTTACGAAGCTCCAGCCGGCATAGTTTCTTTCGTCACCCAGGATGCGATCGTATTCCAGGGGATGACCGATGGATTCATGAACCTGCAAAGTCATTTGATCCGGGGCAATCAGCAAATCCAAAGTTTCAGAAGGGCAGTTTTCAGCGGAAAGCAATTCCACCGCTTCTTGGCCGATAACTTTTGCACGCTCCAAAATAGAAGCACGATCAAAAACCTCAGCGCCGATTTGGTTACAACGGGCAAGACCGCCGTTTTCAGAACGCTGTTGAACTTCGCCAGCATCCATTGCCGTGGCATTGAAGTCTGTGCTGACGATTGAAAACTTTTGGTGAACGTCAGAACCATGAGTACTGACCACAGAGAATTCGGAATCGATAATCATTGCCATCGCAATGCGGTTGATAACTTTATCAGAAACTTTCATGGAGCGTGTCGCATCGATGAAAAGGTCGGTTATTTCTTTGGCAGAGTAGGAATCCATTGGGCGAACCACTGGCGAAGAATATTTGCCCTGGGCCACGGGTCTTTGCAAAACAGAAAAGTCATGGACCTTGAAGGAAGAAGCCTGACGAGCCATCAATTTTGCTTTTTCAAATGCACGCTTAACGCCGTCAGAAGTCAGATCACTGGTTCCAGCGTAGCCAAAGTGTCCGTTTACCAGAACCTCAACCATCAAACCATTTTCAAAAGTGATATCACTGCCTTCAAATTGTTCATTGCGGATCACGCGCCAAGTGGTCTTTTCAGAAACCAAACGAAGTTGAGCCCAATCAACGGAGCCTTTTAAGTTATTTAGCGCCTTGTGCAAATCAAGCATTATCGCCCCTTTTTCCTGAGTAGAATTCGCTACTTCCAATAGCGGAAGAGAGCGAAAAACTCAATCTTTTAGGGCCCGAGAAAGCAGATTAGAACCTCAGCTGGCTTTTAGGGGTTTTGGTGCTCGCAAAATATTCAAAGTCTCGCCGTTTTTGGTCTCTGGTGCATCGTGACTCCGGATTTGCCTTCGGCCATGGGGTCCAGAACTGTGTTTTGCGAAACAAATTTCAATATGTCTTCACACAAACTTCAAATCTCGGTGTCAAACTGACCAAATATGATTGGCAAGGAGTTTGCTTTACTCAATGGGTATCAGATGCCCGGAGCCAATTAGGGTGAGGGGAGAAGGGAGAAACCATGAGAATTCTTTTAGCGTTCGCAACAACTTTGCTTTTGACGATGATGGCCAGCTGGGCACCGGCGGCGGTGATGGCTGAAAAATCAAACTGCGCCTTGAGCAGCGAAGGAATTTATCAGGGTTTCTGGGTTAAACACCGGATCACGGCAGGGGACGAAGTCCTTTATGGAGCTGACAACCTTGAAGCCATCACTTCTGAGCTTGGCAGCCTTCGTTCTCAGGGTCTTTGCCAGTAGGTGACGCACTCTTGCTACCCAAAGTAAGGCCGTACCTTTAATCTGCAAAGACTTTGGATAGAAATACTTTTTTAAACCAACATTGGAAGTCTTATCCCGCGATGCCCGCTGATGCGAAGGCGGCGGGAAGAATTTATCGAATTGAACGGGAAGAGGATGGTCTTGAGATCACCTTGATTCGCGATCAGGAAGAACAAATCATTTCTTTTGAAAAAGCGCCTCCGCAATCAGAGTTTTTGATTGAAGGGGATATCGTTGCGATTGTTTCTGCGACGGAAGTGATTCTGTTGGCGCCTAATAAATCAGCTTTGCCAAAGCGCACTTATAACAAAGACATTTTGGAAAAATGGAATCGGTACGTGGAAGAGGTTCGTCACTTTTTCCGCCGTAAAGGATTCATCGAAGTGAAAACTCCTTCGTTGGTGGTCTGTCCTGGAACAGAGCCGGCACTGGATGTTTTTGCGACCGAACTTAAAGTCGGCTCCCGTAAAGAGAAACTCTATTTGCCAACAAGTCCGGAACTTCATTTAAAAAAGACCCTGGCTTTGGGGGCAGAAAAGATATTTGAAATTGCTCCGTGTTTCAGAAACGGTGAGGTGACTGAACGTCATCAGCCGGAGTTTTCGATGCTGGAGTGGTACCGTGCTTACGACAATCTGGTCACCATCAAGCAAGATGTGATTGATCTGGTTCAGCACCTGGTGAAGGTGTTGAAATTCCAACCTCCTCGGCAGATTTTAAGTTATTCGGTGGCAGAGCTGTTCAAAATCCATTGCGGTTTTGATCTGACTCCGGAAACCACCAAAGCTGAACTTAAAGACCTAGCTCACAAATTAAATGTCGATGTACATAGTGCAGAAAGCATCGACGATTTTTTCTTCCTGATTTTCATGGCTAAAATTGAATCCCAACTGCATGGCGAGGACCTGATCTTTGTCGAAAAGTATCCTCCATACCAGGCTGCTTTGGCTCGTTTGACTTCGGATGGTTGGGGAGATCGCTTTGAGGCGTATTGGCAGGGACTAGAACTTTGCAATGCGTTTCATGAACTCAATGATCCAACGGTACAGCGCCAACGATCCGAGGAAGATCTGCAAAAAAAACTGGAATCCCACAAAGAAATGATCCCCTTGGATCAGGAGTTCTTTGCGTGTTTGGATGCGGGTTTACCACCAAGTGGTGGTATTGCTTTAGGTGTCGAACGCCTTTTCATGGCTTTGCACGGAATCAGAAAAATTTCGGAAATAACTGTGTTTCCAAAATAGATTTCGGGAATAAAAAAAGGGACCTTCTGGTCCCTTTTCTTTACTTGGCAGAGTGAAAACTACTCTTTGCCGCCGTTGATGTCTTCTTTTAGTTCTTTGCCCACTTTGAAGAATGGCAATTTCTTTTCATCAACATTGATGATTTCGCCAGTGCGAGGATTGCGACCTTTATAGGCACCATATTGGCGATTTACGAATGAACCAAAACCACGAATTTCGATACGGTCATCACGCATCAACGCCTCAACCATTGAGTCGAAGATTGTATTCACCACGGTCTCTGCTTTTACGCGAGTGATGCCTGCTTTTTCAGAGATCAAATTAATCAAATCCGCTTTAGTCATCGTCCAGATCCTCTAGAACATAAAGTATTGATAACACTCCCGATTATACAGAGTGTGTGGGGGCTGACTACCACTTTTCAATGATTTAACTCATTGCTTCTTATACATTCCGGTGTTGAGAAGGATTTTACGGTAGGCATCAATGACGGACTGGACCATTTTGCCGGTATCGAACAGATCTGTGACGCGCTGACGCGCTCTTTCGCCGATTTCGTCCGCAGGCATGGTGCCCGAAAAGATCTCCACCAGCAGGTTTGCGATGGAATCGACGTCCGCCGGGCGAAGTAAGAACCCATCTCGGCCATCTTCGATAATATTGGCAATGGGGGAAACTTCGGAACCCATAACCACTTTTTTCTGAGCCATGGCTTCCAGGGTGGAAGGTTCAAAACCGGTACTGCGTGAACCCATATTGATGAAAACGTCGCCCAAAACAATGTAATCCTCAAGTTCCGCCGCTGGAATCGCACCGGCCAGAATCACTCGATTGCCCAGGGCTAAATTTAAAACCTGGTATTCAATGTCTTTAAATTTCGGACCGTTTCCAACCACGATCAGGTAGCTGTTGGGTTTTTTGATCGCGACTTTTTCAAAGGCTTGAAGCAAAGGAATCATCTCCGCGGTATCGGTCATGTCATTGATGGTGACCGCGACGTGCGAGTTTTCCGGGAGGTTTAACTTTGCCCGTAGCTCCAGAGATTTTTCCTTGGGGGTCAAATCCCCCAAATCAATACCATAAGGAACCGTGTAAGTGTGATAGTCAGGGTACAGATAGTATCTTTCGAGAATGATCTTTTGCTGAGGATTGGTTACGAAAATCCCATCCGCTGTGGAAAGAAGCTGACGATCCCCACCATAATAAGTCGTTAAAAACTTATAAGCTGTCGCGAAGCCCGTGGTCAAAATGCTTGGCAGAGTTTCCTGTTTCATCGCAAGGATCGCAAACAACTGCGACATTTGAGTCGCTTCCACGTCATAGGCCATTGCGATTTTCAGATCGTCTTTACGATTGCCAATGCGATAGCCTGATTTGTCGATGCTATGAACGATATGAAAGGGAGTCTCGCGATGAAGCTGCATGAACTTTTGGCGCACGGCCATTTGAAAGCGCAAATGTGCCAGATTTTTTTCGCCTTCATTCAGATAAAAGACGCGAACGCCATCCCGGGTGATTTCTGGTTTTTTCAACGGAGAGTTCGCAGAAATAACCGTGACCTTATGTCCCTCGCGCGCAAGACCACGAGCGATGGGCCATAGGAATCCATGATCAGTTGCCCGACTTAAAATCGGAAAGCGATGTGAGGTCAGGCAAATGTTAAGGGTTTCTGGCAAAGCAGATTTTTTTGCGAACATGAATTTAGGTTAAAAGACTATCTCGCGGAAGCCAAGGCCCGATTGTAAAGTCGGTTTAATTCATTCATGGACGAGTCCACAATATGACTGCTCTGGGCCCAATCCTCTGTTAAGGCTTCCGGAAGATTGAAACTGGAGCGAGTTAACAGCTTGTCCAATTCCTTGCGAAGGCTTTGGGTGTTCAGTACCCAACAGTTCACTGTGTTTTTCCAGATATCCGCGTGCAGGCTGGTTTGTTTGGAATCCAAGATCAAAGTCGATTGAGCCTGAATGGCGCGCAAGTAGTACTCGGTCATTTCTGGTGGAGTGAACTGTTGTCCTGCCATAACAAAGGCCGCACTTTTTGCCAGAAGAATCTTGGAAAGTTGCGGGGAAATGCTACCGGTCACGATCCAACGGTCGCCGCACGCATTCTTTTCCATCCAATTTGCAAACTGCTTTCTTTCTCGCAATGACCAGTGAGTGTAGGTGCCCCACAGAATCACTTTGTGCTTGCGAGCCAACATCAGCAGATGCTGAAAGCGTTCTGAGTCCGGCTTAAAACTGCCCTCGCGAAACGGCATAATAAAGAAGTCTTGAGAGTTTAGATTCGCCAGCAATTGAGCTTCGGACTCTTCCAATTCTTCCAGTTGCTCGGGTTGGTTTTTGAAGTTCAAAGCGGGTGGCAGTATTCCGCGCCCCTGTTGGCGTGAGCGAACGTTCAAGCCGCGCAATTGCGCCAGGGATTCGACCGTGGGAAAGGTGATCACATCACTTTCCTCAACCAGGTAACGAACCGGATTGGTTTTTTTCAGGCCTCGTTTGATATGCAATAGAGTCGTCGTCAAAACGCAGTTGGGATGTGATTTCGCGTAAGTCGACAAAATCACCTGTGCTGCATTCATGCGATCGTCTTCCAAAACCAAATGCAAAATATGAGGCTGCATCCCGAAAAGACCCGGGATGATTTTAAGACCTTCCAAAAGGGACCACTTTTTAAAGTAGCCCATGAATTCAATGCCGTTGGTATTTTCAGGGGGTATTTCGCCGTGACTGGTCAGTACGGTGACTTCATGCTGTTGGGATCGCAGAGACTGCGCCAAGTGCCAAGTCGTACCGTTTGAGTTTTTACTGACAAGTATTATTTTGGCCATTCAATTCCCAAGGCTTTGTAAATCCGGTCAAGGATCTTACGATTGGCTTCAGGGATATTGCGGTGTTTTAGTTCTTCCGGATGTATCCACTCAAGCATCATATGATGTTTAGCGCGAGGTTCGCCCTTCCAATATAGGATTTCATAAAACAATATGAGAATCCCTACATCTCCGTAGGAATGAGTGCAGGCCAGCTTCAATTCACCGACTTCAGCCTGAATTCCAAGCTCCTCGTCGAGTTCGCGGGCCAAGGCCTGTTCAGGTGTCTCACCACTTTCGATTTTTCCACCGGGAAATTCCCATTGTCCTGCAAGGGAGTTGTTTTCAGGGCGTTGACCGACCAAGATTTTTCCATCTTTGCGCAAAAATCCCGCAACGACTGGAATCCAATGACCCTTGCGGATTTTTGGTTTTCTTGGTTTTAACTCAACACTATCTGCCGACATCTTTCCTTCTAGCTGCTACATCGTGGAAAAAACGAGGTCCATGAAACACGAGTGCAGAGTAAATTTGAACAAGATCTGCGCCCATTTGCAATCTTTCAAAGACATCATCCGGGGTTAAGATGCCCCCAGCGCTTACTATCAGCATTCCTTGACGCTTTTTGCCTAAAGTTTGAACAGTAATTTGCAATGCGCGTTGAGAAAGATCCTTTAAGGGAGCCCCAGAGAGGCCGCCTTCATTCGGAAAATGGCATCCAGCGGGACGGGAAAGAGTCGTGTTGGTTAACACGAAACCATCAACTCCCAGTTCCTGGCAGTTTGCAACGGCTTCTGCCAATCCGTCTTCAGGCATATCGGGACTTAGTTTGACCAGGACCGGAGTGGGTTCAAAGTGTGAAACACGGTCGATGATTGGCTTTAACAGTGCTCCCAGATTTTCTTTCTTTTGCAGTTCGCGCAGACCCTGAGTGTTGGGGCTTGAGATATTCACGACAAAAGCGTCGGCCCAAGGACGAAGCTTGTCCACCAGTTCCAGGTAATCATTCACAGCGTGTTCGTTTGGTGTCTGGCGGTTCTTTCCGATATTCACAAACACCGGTGTTCTGAAGTTTGGGGCATAGGAAGCAAGATTATAGAAAACTTCATCGGCACCGTGGCTGGGAAAACCCATTTTGTTCCACATTGCCGTGAGCTTCATATCGCGATCCATGATTTTACCGGGGTTGGCCTTTTGAGGTTGCGGCGTCACAGTTCCAACTTCCACAAAACCGCAGCCCAGTCTCCACCAGTCGCTCAGGTGTTCAGCATCTTTATCCACTCCTCCGGCAATTCCCAAGGGATTTGCAAAGGTCATGTCTCTCCAGGTGAAGGAGTTCCATCGCGGGGTTTTGCCGCCGTAGAGATAAGAGAGAGCGGGCAGGGCGTAGCCGTTGATATCGTGTGCAAGTTTGGGTGGAAGCAGTAGCCAAGGGCGCATGATAAAGTCTCCGGAAAAAAAGCAAAAAAAAAGGTGGGTCGTAAAACCCACCTCTTCGAATTAACGAGGGTACAAACCTCTGAGAAGCATCGCTTTCTCAAGACGTTGAACTGAAACCGCCATCGCGGCAGATCTCATGTCGACGTTTTTCTCTTGAGCCATTGAGTAACCTTTGTCGAAAGCCTTAGTGATCAGGACTTTCAATTTGGAGTTAACTTCTTCTTCGTCCCAGAACAATGCCATCGTGTCTTGAACCCATTCAAAGTAAGATACGATTACACCACCGCCGTTGGCGATAACGTCTGGAGCGATGAACACGCCACGTTTAGAAAGAATTTTAGTTGCTGCATTCGTGATAGGACCGTTCGCACCTTCAACGATGATTTTCGCTTGGATTTTTTCAGCGTTGTGAGTGTCGATTTGGTTTTCAAGAGCGCACGGGAACAAAGCATCACATTTAACTTCCAGCAAGTCATCGTTGCTGATTGGTGTTGCTTTTGGATAGCCCTTCAAGAACTTGTGAGCTTTGATGTACTCAAGTACTTCAGGGATATCAAGACCGTCACCGTTGAAGATACCACCGGAAACGTCAGAAACTGCCACGATGCGAGCGCCGCGGTCGTAAGCGAATTTCGCTGCGAAAGAACCCACGTTACCGAAACCTTGGATCGCGATAGTGGAGCCTCTCATGTTCATTTTGCAAACTTCGAATGCTTTTTCAGCTACGTAAACAACACCCAAACCTGTAGCGTGGTTACGACCCAAAGATCCACCGATTTCAACTGGTTTACCAGTTACAACACCCGGTTGCGCAAAGCCACCTTGCTCTTGAGAGTAAGTGTCCATGAACCAAGCCATTGTTTGTGGATCAGTGCCCACGTCTGGAGCTGGGATGTCTTTAGTTGGTCCAACGAATGGGCCAATTTCAGAAGCATAACGACGAGTCAGATTTTGTTTTTCAGTGCGTGACAATTTAGTTGGATCAACAGTGATACCACCTTTTGCGCCACCCAATGGAAGACCTAGTACTGAGTTTTTGAAAGTCATCAAAGCCGCAAGACCAACAACTTCTTGAAGATCCACGTTTTGATGGTAACGGATACCACCTTTGTAAGGACCCAAAGTTGGAGAGTACTGAACGCGGTAGCCTGTGAATACTTTCACAGAGTAGTCGTCCATACGAACTGGTACAGATACAGTGATGCAACGACGTGGGCGTTTTAGGCGCTCAAGAACGTTAGGATCACAGTTAATAATTTTTGCGGATTCATCTAGAGTCTGGATAGCGTTGCGGAACAAAGGCCCGTCATACAAGGGCTCAATCTTGTGGTCCATGATAATGTGTCTCCTTAAAAATACACCGTCGCAGTTTAATGAAGTAAATACTCAGTGTCACCCGGGAAAAATAGCTGATGACTCGGTGGTTCTTTTTACCCACAATTAGACCTATGTCTCGTTGTCTATTTGTTTTCATCATCGCAGCTATTCCAGTTTTCACTTTTGCACAGAAATCCGCGTCGCCACAGCAGGCGTTTATTGAGCAGTTTCAAAGTCCGCGCATTTGGTTTCCATCAAGTGACAATCCTATTCTTGCCGACGCGCCGGGGCGTTATCCAGCGGTTTTGAACTTTCTATTCGAAGGTATCCTAGGCTGGACGCCAACTGGTGCCGGACAGGGACTGACAGACAAGTGCGACACGACTCTTTGGTCATCGCGTTTACAAGATCCAAGAGTTTCCGTTTCCGCTCAAATGCAGGGCGGTCTGATGCAAAAGTACATCCAGGATTGCGGGGCTGAGCTGCAGACAGAAGATCTAGGGGAGATGGTGAATGTCCGTCGTTATCTAACGATGCGTTATGAGCCGCAGGATCACCCGTTTCTTCGTCGAGTCGTAATTAATCTCCCAGGAAACGTAAAACTGAAAGGATTGTTGGCTTTAAAAGGGGACACCAAACGTCGTCCGTTGGTTATTTTCAGATCCGGAATATTTTCAAGTATTGAGGATTTCAGGCCCGAGCGTGGCTGGATGATGATGCTGTTTGAACAGTCTCCCTTCAACGTGCTGCTATTGGAAAATCTGACCAGTGCCGACTTCATTGCCAACAACAGCCAGTTTTCTTTCGGTGGATATGATGAGGGGATTCAAAACATTCTGATTGCGCAGCTTTTGCGAAATCCGTTGGAGCCAATCTCCCGATTGGTCGACAGCGTGCATGTGATGGGCATGAGTTTGGGTGGTCCCGGAGTTTTGTTTTCCTCGTTGTTGAATAAGTATAATTCGCCGGCCAGTGCGCCACTTATCCAAAGTTTCCTTGCGATGTGCCCGGTGGTGAACTTGAAACCGACCATGGAAAGCCTGACAGGAAGCGGTGTTCGTTCGGCGTTTATTGATCTGTGGGGGCGCCGTCGTTTGTCCGGTATTGAAGACAAACTTCCTGGTGTGGTTCAGTACGAGAGTTTCAAATACCTGCAGAAAGCCGTTTCCGAAGTGGTGCGAACTTACCATGGTGGATTGTCTTACATGTCTTCAGTGAAGCTTCCCCCGGGCATGAAGGACGGGGAAAATTTCTGGGCGTTGAATGATTTCTGGCCGTACTACAAGGATGTCAAAGAGCCCGTTGTTATCTGGGCCACGGATAACGACATGATGGTGCCGTATTCAATTAATGCGCAAATGCTGGCTAATAAATCCATGAAGGTGGACAGTCGCAATATTCGCGTCGTTGAGTTTCCGGAAGGTTATCATTGTACTTTGCCGGTGGCATACGACTGGAAAATGTCGACGTCGCTTTTGCAGTCCTACGTTTTGTCACACGCGCCGAATTTCAAAATGCGTGAAAACAAGTTGAATGTGGAAATGTCCGATGATGAGTGGAATGGCTTTTTTACCGGGACGACGAAAGTGACTTACGAGGTCGATGAACCCGGAAAGAAAAAGAACTTCGTGAATCTGGAAATTCTTTTGCAAAACTCCAAAGGCAAGGAAAAGTCCCTGAGCATGAGTTTACCCCTGTCGGAATTTGACTTCCGCTTTATGAACGCAGAATTATCGTCCTCGGAAAAAGACATGATCGTCCGTTGGGTGAATCAAAACCTTCAGGTCAAAATGGTGGATATTTCTGGTAAGCCGAATCTTCAGATCAGCTGGTCTGTTGCCAAATAGTTCTGTTTTTTTGCAGTCTTGATCTCGGGACTGTTTCTTTGTGCGCCCATATGCGGTTTTCTTGTTGAATGGATAATGGGCGCAGAAAATTTCTTAAATCTGGAGTTCTGGGGAGCTTGCTGGGCGCGCTTTCCACGTCTACCGCGCAAGCAGAACCGCAGGTAAAAGAAGTGCCTGTCCATGTGAACTATCGCAGACTCGCCAGTCCAGTTTCAGATTTGCGCGAGCGCTATGAGGTGGTGGTGATTGGCTCCGGCTATGGTGGCGCCATCAGTGCCGCAAGGCTTGCCGGTCACCGGGCGGTGGCGGTTCTTGAGAGGGGACCCGAACGACCTCCAGGAAGCTTTATGGAAAAATTCCGCGATATTCGTCAGGATGTATTGTGTGATGAAAATCCTTTTGGACTTTTTGAAATACATGCCAATCGGGAAATGGACGTTGTTAATGGAAATGGACTGGGCGGGACTTCGCTGATCAATGCTGGGGCGTTGGTGGAGCCGGATAGCGAAACGATTCGCAGTCCAGAGTGGCCGAAGGCTCTCGTGCAGGAAGTGAACTCCGGACGGTTTCAAAAGTATTATTCCCGCGTGCGGGCGATGTTGCAGGGTCAATCCTTCGATCCCGACTCCATGGAGAGTTCCAAAGTAAATGCACATGTCATTGCCTCTCACAAGATGGGTGCGGCTATTCAGTTTCCTCCTATAGCAGTTAATCTTTCCGGTCAGCAAAGACAGCAAACGGGCATCACTCAACCCAAATGCATCGGCTGTGGGAACTGTTGTTCTGGTTGCAACACCGGAGCGAAGAATACTTTGAATATGAACTATCTGCCGCTGGCAAAAAATCGTGGTGCGGAGCTGTTCACACAGATTGAAGTTCAGCGAATTGAGAAAAGGGCAGACCGAGACTATCTGATTCATTGTGAGCATACTTCCAGTGAAGGACGACGGAGCCACAAAGTCATACGTGCCGAATGCGTGATTGTGGCTGCGGGCACGATGGGGAGTACGAAATTGCTATTGAACTCGAGAAGTCGGGGATTGAGTTTGTCCTCTATGCTGGGGCGACGTTTTTCCGGCAATGGTGATGTTTTGGGTCTTTCATTCAATACGGCCTTTCGCACCAATGCGATTGGGTATGCCTCTGCCAGTCAGGTAAGAGTTAACATGAAACCGGGTGCTGTTATCTATTCAATTGCTGACTATCGCAAACGCAAGAATCTGTTTGATCGCTTTATTATCGAGGAAGGAACATTTCCCGGAGCCCTGACAGTACCTTTGCGTCTGGCTATGGGAATTGCAAAGTTTCGCCTTTCCTGGGCGCGTTTCGTGCGTGTCAGTCG is part of the Bdellovibrio sp. GT3 genome and encodes:
- a CDS encoding TldD/PmbA family protein, with translation MLDLHKALNNLKGSVDWAQLRLVSEKTTWRVIRNEQFEGSDITFENGLMVEVLVNGHFGYAGTSDLTSDGVKRAFEKAKLMARQASSFKVHDFSVLQRPVAQGKYSSPVVRPMDSYSAKEITDLFIDATRSMKVSDKVINRIAMAMIIDSEFSVVSTHGSDVHQKFSIVSTDFNATAMDAGEVQQRSENGGLARCNQIGAEVFDRASILERAKVIGQEAVELLSAENCPSETLDLLIAPDQMTLQVHESIGHPLEYDRILGDERNYAGWSFVKPDDFGKLQYGSKLMNVTFDPTIPDAMASYAFDDAGSKATKEFLIKDGVLLRGLGSLESQARLGLPGVANSRSSSWNRAPIDRMANINLEPGTSKLSEMIASVERGVFMHANKSWSIDDYRNKFQFGCEYAQLIENGKLTKTLKNPNYRGTTVKFWNSLKAVSENRETYGSPFCGKGEPNQVIRVGHTTPYCLFGGMEVFGA
- the epmA gene encoding EF-P lysine aminoacylase EpmA; translation: MDRNTFLNQHWKSYPAMPADAKAAGRIYRIEREEDGLEITLIRDQEEQIISFEKAPPQSEFLIEGDIVAIVSATEVILLAPNKSALPKRTYNKDILEKWNRYVEEVRHFFRRKGFIEVKTPSLVVCPGTEPALDVFATELKVGSRKEKLYLPTSPELHLKKTLALGAEKIFEIAPCFRNGEVTERHQPEFSMLEWYRAYDNLVTIKQDVIDLVQHLVKVLKFQPPRQILSYSVAELFKIHCGFDLTPETTKAELKDLAHKLNVDVHSAESIDDFFFLIFMAKIESQLHGEDLIFVEKYPPYQAALARLTSDGWGDRFEAYWQGLELCNAFHELNDPTVQRQRSEEDLQKKLESHKEMIPLDQEFFACLDAGLPPSGGIALGVERLFMALHGIRKISEITVFPK
- a CDS encoding HU family DNA-binding protein, translated to MTKADLINLISEKAGITRVKAETVVNTIFDSMVEALMRDDRIEIRGFGSFVNRQYGAYKGRNPRTGEIINVDEKKLPFFKVGKELKEDINGGKE
- a CDS encoding glycosyltransferase family 4 protein, producing MFAKKSALPETLNICLTSHRFPILSRATDHGFLWPIARGLAREGHKVTVISANSPLKKPEITRDGVRVFYLNEGEKNLAHLRFQMAVRQKFMQLHRETPFHIVHSIDKSGYRIGNRKDDLKIAMAYDVEATQMSQLFAILAMKQETLPSILTTGFATAYKFLTTYYGGDRQLLSTADGIFVTNPQQKIILERYYLYPDYHTYTVPYGIDLGDLTPKEKSLELRAKLNLPENSHVAVTINDMTDTAEMIPLLQAFEKVAIKKPNSYLIVVGNGPKFKDIEYQVLNLALGNRVILAGAIPAAELEDYIVLGDVFINMGSRSTGFEPSTLEAMAQKKVVMGSEVSPIANIIEDGRDGFLLRPADVDSIANLLVEIFSGTMPADEIGERARQRVTDLFDTGKMVQSVIDAYRKILLNTGMYKKQ
- the mutT gene encoding 8-oxo-dGTP diphosphatase MutT, whose amino-acid sequence is MSADSVELKPRKPKIRKGHWIPVVAGFLRKDGKILVGQRPENNSLAGQWEFPGGKIESGETPEQALARELDEELGIQAEVGELKLACTHSYGDVGILILFYEILYWKGEPRAKHHMMLEWIHPEELKHRNIPEANRKILDRIYKALGIEWPK
- a CDS encoding quinone-dependent dihydroorotate dehydrogenase; protein product: MRPWLLLPPKLAHDINGYALPALSYLYGGKTPRWNSFTWRDMTFANPLGIAGGVDKDAEHLSDWWRLGCGFVEVGTVTPQPQKANPGKIMDRDMKLTAMWNKMGFPSHGADEVFYNLASYAPNFRTPVFVNIGKNRQTPNEHAVNDYLELVDKLRPWADAFVVNISSPNTQGLRELQKKENLGALLKPIIDRVSHFEPTPVLVKLSPDMPEDGLAEAVANCQELGVDGFVLTNTTLSRPAGCHFPNEGGLSGAPLKDLSQRALQITVQTLGKKRQGMLIVSAGGILTPDDVFERLQMGADLVQIYSALVFHGPRFFHDVAARRKDVGR
- a CDS encoding Glu/Leu/Phe/Val family dehydrogenase; the protein is MDHKIEPLYDGPLFRNAIQTLDESAKIINCDPNVLERLKRPRRCITVSVPVRMDDYSVKVFTGYRVQYSPTLGPYKGGIRYHQNVDLQEVVGLAALMTFKNSVLGLPLGGAKGGITVDPTKLSRTEKQNLTRRYASEIGPFVGPTKDIPAPDVGTDPQTMAWFMDTYSQEQGGFAQPGVVTGKPVEIGGSLGRNHATGLGVVYVAEKAFEVCKMNMRGSTIAIQGFGNVGSFAAKFAYDRGARIVAVSDVSGGIFNGDGLDIPEVLEYIKAHKFLKGYPKATPISNDDLLEVKCDALFPCALENQIDTHNAEKIQAKIIVEGANGPITNAATKILSKRGVFIAPDVIANGGGVIVSYFEWVQDTMALFWDEEEVNSKLKVLITKAFDKGYSMAQEKNVDMRSAAMAVSVQRLEKAMLLRGLYPR
- a CDS encoding GMC family oxidoreductase; amino-acid sequence: MDNGRRKFLKSGVLGSLLGALSTSTAQAEPQVKEVPVHVNYRRLASPVSDLRERYEVVVIGSGYGGAISAARLAGHRAVAVLERGPERPPGSFMEKFRDIRQDVLCDENPFGLFEIHANREMDVVNGNGLGGTSLINAGALVEPDSETIRSPEWPKALVQEVNSGRFQKYYSRVRAMLQGQSFDPDSMESSKVNAHVIASHKMGAAIQFPPIAVNLSGQQRQQTGITQPKCIGCGNCCSGCNTGAKNTLNMNYLPLAKNRGAELFTQIEVQRIEKRADRDYLIHCEHTSSEGRRSHKVIRAECVIVAAGTMGSTKLLLNSRSRGLSLSSMLGRRFSGNGDVLGLSFNTAFRTNAIGYASASQVRVNMKPGAVIYSIADYRKRKNLFDRFIIEEGTFPGALTVPLRLAMGIAKFRLSWARFVRVSRDVTLSKDIEKGALNYSMVYLGMGHDRANGKLQLDRKGRIRLRWPEVKHDPIYHTIDRAMKAQSRALGGNFVMNPRSLIISGKNLMTVHPLGGCVMADSVASGVVNHLGQVYQSDGSLHEGLYVLDGSIVPTALGVNPLLTISALAERAVEKILL